The genomic region GCATCGTGTCGTCGCGGCCGGTGTACGGCACCGGCTACGAAACCAACCTGCTCACCTTTGCCGACCGGAATTTCGTCTTCAACTACTCGCCCCAGAACCCGATTGACTTCTCGGAAAACAACTTTGTGGGCAACCTGTCGTCGCTGCTGACCTTCTACGCCTACCTCACCATCGGCATCGACCAGGACAGCTTTGCGCGCCTGAGCGGCTCGCCATATTACGACCGGGCCCGCATCGTGGTGCAGAATGCCTCGTCGCAGACCAGCACCAATGAGCAGGACGACGCCTGGAAGGACGGGCAGTCGCGCAACCGCTACTGGCTGCTCAACAACCTGCAGGACCCGCAGCTGGAAGCCATCCGCACGGGCATCTACGCCTACTACCGGCAGGGGCTCGATGTATTCATCGAAAAGCCCGAAGAAGCCCGCGCCAGCATCTACGGCGCGCTGGAAGGGGTGCAGAAAGCGGCTATCCGCCGCCCCGGCACGCTGCTGGCCCGCGCCTTCTTCGACACCAAGGCCGACGAAATTGCCAACATCTTCCGCAGTTCGCCCGATGCTCAGCAGAAGCAGCGCCTCACCACCCTGCTCACGGAAGTAGACCCCACCAACTCGGCCAAGTACCAGGCCATGCTGCGTTAATCACGGATTTTTCGGATTAGACGGATTGGTCGGATCTTGTGGACGAAATTCTGCCGGCCTGCTGCACAAGCGACTTTTAAAGTTTACCGGCTGATTGGCTTTTCAAGCAGTGCAAATTTTCTAAATCCGGCCCAGGAATGGTTTCAAGCCGAGTCATCCACAAAATCCGATGAATTCGTCCTCATCCGAAAAAATCCGTAAGCAAATTTTATTGGCAATTGACTAAGTGAACTAGTAGCTTTGCTAAAGCTACTAGACCCGGCTGGCTTGTGCCGGTCCGTAGCGCGTGTTTTTTGGCAGCTACGGCCGGGAGTCCGGCCTTCACTTGGTTTGTTATGCTCATTGACCTTCGCATCCGCAACTACGCCCTGATTGAGCAGCTGCAACTGCAACCT from Hymenobacter canadensis harbors:
- a CDS encoding DUF4835 family protein, translating into MKYNLSLSALLLAFVALLARPTQAQEIQAEVRVTTENVTISDRQLVQQMQNDMQAFLNTRSFTSQTYRPEERIRMRIFVGITEIPQNGQFKATARIVSSRPVYGTGYETNLLTFADRNFVFNYSPQNPIDFSENNFVGNLSSLLTFYAYLTIGIDQDSFARLSGSPYYDRARIVVQNASSQTSTNEQDDAWKDGQSRNRYWLLNNLQDPQLEAIRTGIYAYYRQGLDVFIEKPEEARASIYGALEGVQKAAIRRPGTLLARAFFDTKADEIANIFRSSPDAQQKQRLTTLLTEVDPTNSAKYQAMLR